A single Argentina anserina chromosome 7, drPotAnse1.1, whole genome shotgun sequence DNA region contains:
- the LOC126802560 gene encoding protein FAR1-RELATED SEQUENCE 7-like, with product MNSELGDAEAAMNWLRIKGREDPNFFCRYSKDGEGRLATLFWRVNASYLDYKAFSDVLIIDSTYKTNIYEMPLVLFVGINNHRGSVIFGCGLLCNEKEHTFSWLIERFMSSMDNVAPITVVVDDDERLHKALHTHMPSARQMLCSWHIGRNVGQNVKNLKVQKVLGKLIYASYSIEEWDLIWDNLIAEHGLADNEWFKSLHGRRERWAEAFFRAHHCAEVCSTQRCEGMNNKIMTKVGQFTKLVEFVPRLYHSFGRLRDRYLLDDFKSRNHLRQFELTMKGIEEQVFNIFTDDIYLVIRGQMVFENQFIVSSRIDYEDSRNLTLYVTQYGVEDRCWLVTYVGRPEDEDGDNYTCSCQLFESDGIPCCHIFCVFKWEGVQNYPKSLICQRWKKDAGKKACIDKVVMDNEFGESQACRYAKLIGIAKRACYNMSLTNEGFETGVGELNSLVGKHYAATRVKKARLNPDDNENVVMDPVVSRTKGTHGHKAAEGNVNRNEGVGEGPRCGECHNHGHNRRTCPDIVKGDASKGRG from the exons ATGAATTCAGAACTTGGTGATGCAGAGGCTGCAATGAACTGGTTACGGATTAAAGGCAGGGAAGATCCCAACTTTTTCTGCAGGTATAGCAAAGACGGAGAGGGCAGACTAGCCACACTGTTTTGGAGGGTCAATGCTTCTTATTTAGACTACAAAGCATTCAGTGATGTTTTGATCATAGATAGCACCTataaaacaaacatatatgAGATGCCTCTTGTTTTGTTCGTAGGCATCAATAACCACCGAGGAAGTGTGATATTTGGTTGTGGTCTTCTGTGCAATGAGAAGGAGCATACGTTCAGCTGGTTGATTGAGAGATTCATGTCATCGATGGATAATGTGGCTCCGATAACAGTTGTTGTAGACGATGATGAAAGGCTACACAAGGCACTGCACACGCACATGCCATCCGCGAGGCAAATGCTGTGTTCCTGGCACATAGGCCGGAATGTGGGTCAAAATGTCAAGAACCTGAAAGTGCAGAAAGTTCTTGGAAAACTCATATATGCATCATATAGTATTGAAGAATGGGATCTGATATGGGATAACTTGATAGCGGAACATGGGTTGGCGGACAACGAATGGTTTAAATCATTGCATGGTAGGCGCGAGAGATGGGCTGAGGCATTTTTCAG GGCACATCATTGTGCCGAAGTGTGCAGCACACAACGCTGTGAGGGTATGAACAATAAGATCATGACGAAAGTCGGTCAATTCACAAAGCTCGTGGAGTTTGTACCAAGGTTATACCATAGTTTTGGCCGACTGAGAGACCGTTATTTGTTGGATGACTTCAAGTCCCGAAACCACCTCAGACAATTTGAGCTTACCATGAAGGGTATAGAGGAACAAGTATTTAATATCTTCACCGATGATATTTATCTTGTGATTAGGGGGCAGATGGTTTTTGAGAATCAATTCATTGTATCCAGCCGTATTGATTACGAGGATTCAAGAAATCTGACTCTTTATGTAACACAGTACGGTGTGGAGGATAGGTGTTGGTTAGTTACCTACGTTGGCCGGCCAGAGGATGAAGATGGGGATAATTATACATGTTCATGCCAACTGTTTGAATCAGATGGAATACCATGTTGCCACATTTTCTGTGTTTTTAAATGGGAGGGTGTTCAGAATTATCCTAAATCTCTGATTTGCCAAAGGTGGAAAAAagacgcaggaaagaaggcaTGTATTGATAAGGTGGTGATGGATAATGAATTTGGTGAATCTCAGGCATGTAGGTATGCGAAGTTAATTGGCATAGCTAAAAGAGCTTGTTACAATATGTCACTGACAAATGAAGGTTTTGAGACCGGTGTTGGTGAGTTGAACAGTCTTGTAGGGAAACATTATGCTGCAACCCGTGTGAAAAAAGCAAGGCTTAACCCTGACGACAATGAGAATGTTGTGATGGATCCTGTTGTATCTAGAACCAAAGGCACGCATGGCCACAAAGCAGCAGAAGGTAATGTGAACAGAAATGAGGGAGTCGGGGAGGGTCCTAGATGCGGtgagtgccataatcatggtcATAATAGGCGCACATGTCCTGATATTGTGAAGGGGGATGCAAGCAAAGGTCGAGGATGA
- the LOC126803313 gene encoding uncharacterized protein LOC126803313, giving the protein MGAMSYANSTDCWFLPTSYSDHATSLGRQTIFDGHVASMTDIPSMQRFRGRLHECKKVFIPIHDKVEDHWYLAVLNVAEGECEIWDSNIDLSMKKRQEEYAKCTIDLFRQIFAEDFNRSPDLPSVFVFQYPTSCPIQRKKEESGIYVIRNMQHYGKRWYDGFNPGDQRVRIALEIVGHPLNEYVGSVWANLYKEQKERAAEAIAPHDKVSTGGGEGGRIPPLSKKFKPRVPARW; this is encoded by the exons ATGGGGGCCATGTCATATGCAAACAGCACGGATTGTTGGTTTCTCCCAACCTCATATTca GATCATGCAACCAGCCTTGGTAGGCAGACAATTTTTGACGGCCATGTGGCCTCGATGACTGACATACCCAGTATGCAGAGGTTCAGAGGACGTCTTCATGAATGCAAAAAG GTATTCATTCCCATCCATGATAAAGTGGAGGACCACTGGTATCTTGCGGTTCTGAATGTCGCTGAAGGTGAATGTGAAATATGGGACAGCAACATTGATTTATCGATGAAGAAGCGGCAAGAGGAATATGCAAAATGCACT ATTGATCTGTTTCGACAAATCTTCGCGGAGGACTTTAATAGAAGTCCTGATCTGCCGTCTGTCTTTGTCTTCCAATACCCGACCAGCTGCCCAATTCAGAGGAAGAAGGAGGAGTCGGGCATATATGTGATTAGGAATATGCAGCACTACGGGAAGCGGTGGTATGACGGG TTCAACCCCGGTGATCAGAGGGTTAGGATAGCTCTTGAAATAGTTGGCCACCCGTTGAATGAATATGTTGGATCTGTATGGGCTAATCTGTACAAGGAACAAAAGGAGAGGGCGGCTGAAGCAATTGCTCCCCATGACAAAGTATCAACAGGGGGTGGGGAGGGTGGTAGAATTCCTCCATTGTCAAAAAAGTTCAAACCTCGTGTTCCAGCGCGATGGTGA